The stretch of DNA CAGGCGGCGACGGCGGATTTGCTGATCGAAAGCAAGGCTACGCAATACGTTCTGGACCGCTCGTTCGAAGGAGACTGCCTAAGTGGTGACGGCGCCATGGGGACGATCGCCAACAGCCTAGGGATGAGGTTCGCTTACATTCCAGCGGGCCGGTTTACGATGGGGAGTGCGGAAAGCGAGTTGGGCCGGGACTTGGACGAGCCCCGACACCTGGTTACTCTGACGAAGGGGTTTTACCTGCAGACCACCGAGGTTACCCAGGGGCAGTGGAAGGCCGTTATGGGGACCAACCCGTCCTTTTTCAATACCTGTGGTGACGATTGCCCGGTGGAATCGGTTTCCTGGGACGATGCCCAGGCGTTTATCGCCAAGCTGAACACCATGGGTGAAGGCGCCTACCGGCTGCCCACGGAAGCGGAATGGGAGTATGCGGCGCGGACGGGGAGCGATATGGCCTTCGCCAATGGGGATATCACGAAGGAGGCGTGCGACCTCGATCCGATCCTCGACGACATGGGGTGGTACTGCTACAACTCGGAACTGAAAACGCATCCTGCGGCCCAGAAAACTCCCAACGCGTGGGGGTTGTACGACATGCACGGAAACGTGTGGGAGTGGTGCATGGATTGGTTCGGGGCGTATCCGACAGGTTCCGTGATCGATCCCACGGGTCCGCTTGCCGGCGCGTTGAAAGTGATTCGTGGCGGCGGCTGGGGCGAACATGCAACAGGCTGCCGGTCGGCGAGACGCTACGGCTACCCGGAGAACTTGACCGACAGTCTCCTCGGTTTACGTGTTCTCAGGGTTGCGCCGTAAAACATCCGCGCGGATCGGCCGCGCAGAGCCGTGAGCCCGAAGCGGACGATTCGTTTAAGGGAAGGCGGGGACAGGGCCCGCAATGGGAATCCGGGCCCGCCGTCCTGGAATATTCAGGAGGACTGATTTGTTCGGCGATCAACCACAGGGGGACAGAGCTTTCTCCGGCTGTCACCGCCGTCCGTAGGACTCCATAATCAGTGTCTCTTCGA from Deltaproteobacteria bacterium encodes:
- a CDS encoding formylglycine-generating enzyme family protein, yielding MKKTAGVLLLVFGFSFMIATSVTAGRSGIWKPSDGSNNFYIQTYSTGSCVVIVTPDGEQFQVFLDGECVDEVGALEYFGRPASLNLTFTSDQAATADLLIESKATQYVLDRSFEGDCLSGDGAMGTIANSLGMRFAYIPAGRFTMGSAESELGRDLDEPRHLVTLTKGFYLQTTEVTQGQWKAVMGTNPSFFNTCGDDCPVESVSWDDAQAFIAKLNTMGEGAYRLPTEAEWEYAARTGSDMAFANGDITKEACDLDPILDDMGWYCYNSELKTHPAAQKTPNAWGLYDMHGNVWEWCMDWFGAYPTGSVIDPTGPLAGALKVIRGGGWGEHATGCRSARRYGYPENLTDSLLGLRVLRVAP